In Amycolatopsis sp. EV170708-02-1, the following are encoded in one genomic region:
- a CDS encoding serine/threonine-protein kinase: MDDWALPGFTELGSLGEGGFGRVVLARHDESAQVVAIKYLYARFAADPQRLAEFRHEAQILSRVSGPHIARLHQFVETPQGAAIIMEAVHGISLKEILGRQEKLEPEAALAILKGSLLGLAGAHAAGTVHRDYKPANVLVTREGKSKLVDFGIAVLAGQTGVAAGTPAYMAPEQWAGGIATPATDVYAATCVFFQCVAGHRPYEAEQTEVLRTLHEYAPIPFGEVPEPVRDLIARGMAKDVAHRPSGAAEFVAELEACARKAYGEDWERNGWHWLAKGAGVLVALSPLALLGAGTAAAPVVAGGAVTAGGGIALGLKITAAVAAATAVAVGTVVVVDTNSDDEAPPRTTTVAAMKVDVLTRTEKLDGFDFNGKYVRISGLKDKAVEERVNKALMAPIDGWLTSVWPPGSPPEKEPDGDIPHMSTTAEVLRQDDKLISVVYERSVETVQLGNRGAYVVRTLVIDLSDGDVIPTAGLFDNVDGNAERMRMVEDRMYASAKPGECLATPPSEPEHLPAGAMSDRYTQDGAIVQAAPAANGMEFHVAAFALGYPMVCNPTTVTVPYERLRGLLSPAVAHLLGGTQGKKTKEDNIGAFTITTPENWRLLAGEPIERYLVTADQCTQPFYCAGVVFSDNSRVDPATPAYEPGKPYNRSTGPRPCHALGAPGETQGSPVLQLKELRSIGPKKAAYEEWRLTCSGGGSVTQRVWFLPKTQLVIVDEWNTPGLDKILEEAKWN; the protein is encoded by the coding sequence GTGGACGACTGGGCCTTGCCGGGTTTCACCGAGCTGGGGTCGCTGGGCGAAGGCGGATTCGGGCGGGTCGTGCTGGCCCGTCACGATGAATCCGCCCAGGTCGTGGCCATCAAATACCTGTACGCGAGGTTCGCGGCAGACCCACAGCGCCTGGCCGAATTCCGCCACGAGGCGCAGATCCTGAGCCGCGTTTCGGGCCCTCATATCGCCCGTCTGCACCAGTTCGTGGAGACCCCGCAAGGGGCCGCGATCATCATGGAAGCCGTTCACGGAATCTCCCTGAAAGAGATCCTCGGCCGCCAGGAGAAGCTCGAACCCGAAGCCGCGCTGGCCATCCTCAAGGGCTCCTTGCTTGGTCTCGCCGGCGCGCATGCCGCGGGCACCGTCCACCGCGACTACAAACCGGCCAACGTCCTGGTCACCCGCGAGGGGAAGAGCAAACTCGTCGACTTCGGCATCGCCGTGCTCGCCGGGCAGACCGGGGTCGCCGCCGGCACCCCCGCGTACATGGCGCCCGAGCAGTGGGCGGGCGGCATCGCCACCCCGGCGACCGACGTCTACGCCGCGACCTGCGTGTTCTTCCAATGCGTCGCCGGACACCGGCCGTACGAGGCGGAGCAGACCGAAGTGCTCCGCACGCTGCACGAATACGCCCCGATCCCGTTCGGCGAGGTGCCCGAACCGGTCCGCGACCTCATCGCGCGCGGGATGGCGAAGGACGTCGCCCACCGGCCGTCGGGCGCGGCCGAGTTCGTCGCCGAGCTGGAGGCGTGTGCCAGGAAGGCGTACGGCGAGGATTGGGAGCGCAACGGCTGGCACTGGCTCGCCAAGGGCGCCGGCGTCCTGGTCGCCCTGTCCCCGCTGGCCCTGCTCGGCGCCGGGACCGCCGCCGCACCGGTCGTCGCGGGCGGAGCGGTCACCGCCGGCGGCGGGATCGCGCTCGGCCTCAAGATCACCGCCGCGGTGGCCGCCGCCACCGCGGTCGCCGTCGGGACGGTCGTGGTGGTCGACACGAACAGCGACGACGAAGCGCCGCCACGGACGACCACCGTCGCCGCGATGAAGGTCGACGTCCTCACCCGCACCGAGAAACTCGACGGCTTCGACTTCAACGGGAAGTACGTCCGGATCAGCGGGCTGAAGGACAAAGCGGTGGAGGAGCGGGTCAACAAGGCGCTGATGGCGCCGATCGACGGCTGGCTCACGAGCGTCTGGCCGCCGGGCAGCCCGCCGGAGAAGGAACCCGACGGCGACATCCCGCATATGTCCACCACCGCCGAGGTCCTGCGCCAGGACGACAAGCTGATCTCGGTCGTCTACGAACGTTCGGTCGAAACGGTCCAGCTCGGGAACCGCGGCGCCTACGTCGTCCGGACCCTCGTGATCGACCTGTCCGACGGCGACGTCATCCCGACCGCGGGCCTGTTCGACAACGTCGACGGCAACGCCGAGCGGATGCGGATGGTGGAGGACCGGATGTACGCCTCGGCGAAACCGGGCGAGTGCCTCGCCACGCCGCCGTCGGAACCGGAGCACCTTCCCGCCGGGGCGATGTCGGACCGGTACACCCAGGACGGGGCGATCGTGCAGGCGGCGCCCGCGGCGAACGGGATGGAGTTCCACGTCGCCGCCTTCGCGCTCGGGTACCCGATGGTCTGCAATCCGACGACCGTCACCGTCCCCTACGAACGGCTGCGCGGCCTGCTGAGTCCCGCGGTCGCGCACCTGCTCGGCGGCACGCAGGGCAAAAAGACCAAAGAGGACAACATCGGCGCCTTCACCATCACGACGCCGGAAAACTGGCGGCTGCTCGCCGGTGAACCCATCGAGCGCTACCTGGTGACCGCCGACCAGTGCACGCAGCCGTTCTACTGCGCGGGCGTCGTCTTCAGCGACAACTCCCGGGTCGATCCGGCCACGCCGGCGTATGAACCGGGCAAGCCCTACAACCGGTCCACCGGTCCGCGCCCATGTCACGCCCTCGGCGCACCAGGGGAGACCCAGGGGTCGCCTGTCCTCCAACTGAAGGAGCTCCGTTCGATCGGGCCGAAGAAGGCGGCCTACGAAGAGTGGCGCCTCACGTGTTCTGGCGGCGGTAGCGTCACCCAGCGGGTCTGGTTCCTGCCGAAAACGCAGCTCGTGATCGTGGACGAGTGGAACACTCCAGGCCTCGACAAGATTTTGGAAGAGGCGAAGTGGAACTAA